The following are encoded in a window of Kogia breviceps isolate mKogBre1 chromosome 10, mKogBre1 haplotype 1, whole genome shotgun sequence genomic DNA:
- the VWA7 gene encoding von Willebrand factor A domain-containing protein 7 isoform X2 produces the protein MLPTDELLSHLGPSLLLLLQLQLLLPPASAFFPNIWSLLAAPGSITHQDLTEEAALNVTLQLFLEQPPPGRPPLRLEDFLGRTLLADNLFAAYFGPGSPSRRFRAALGEVSRANAAQDFLPTSRNDPDLHFDAERLGQGRTRLVGALGETVVAARALDHTLARQRLGAALHALQDFYSHSNWVELGKQQPHPHLLWPRQGLRNVAQVGDPTCSDCEGLSCPGNLLGFTLLTSGYFGTHPSKPPGKCSHGGHFDQSSSQPPRGGINKDSTSPGFSPHHMLHLQAANLALLASIQAFSLLRSRLGDRGFSRLLDITPASSLSFVLDTTGSMGEEINAAKIQARHIVEQRRGGPMEPTHYVLVPFHDPGFGPVFTTSDPDSFWQQLNEIHALGGGDEPEMCLSALELALLHTPPLSDIFVFTDASPKDAFLTNRVESLTQERRCRVTFLVTEDPSRVQGRPRREVLSPLRFEPYEAVALASGGEVIFTKDQYIRDVAAIVGDSVANLVTLPLEPPVVVPERPLVFSVDGLLQKVTVRIHGEVSSFWIRNPAGVSQGQEEGEGPLGHTRRFGQFWMVSMNDPLQTGTWEIQVTAKGTPRVRVQAQTSLDFLFHFGIPMEDGPHPGLYPLTQPVAGLQTQLLVEVTGLGSRRNPGDPLPHFSHIVLRGVPHGAELGRVPLEPMGPRERGLLAASLPPTLLSTAGPFSLELIGQDGVGQGLHRAAPQPCAVAPVLLEVRCQRKVRLRLERTGPAAPPLTGPPPQLSGPSGFLAPGTEALLSLRIASFSGPQDLDLRTSVNPSFALTSNLSRVRLEQNESAWGCLWLKVPDTAASDSVVMVTVTAIDREASTVSPTHAFLRLLVLGAAPQDQLPDPVLTTTSPAFHLSTLVTPGRAGGGLVGNPWWGTVGAVQLLLGLASW, from the exons ATGCTCCCCACGGACGAGCTCCTGTCCCAcctgggcccctcactgctgctaTTGCTGCAGCTGCAGCTACTGCTGCCCCCTGCATCTGCCTTCTTCCCCAATATCTGGAGCCTCCTGGCTGCCCCCGGCTCCATCACCCACCAGGACCTGACCGAGGAGGCGGCACTCAACGTCACCCTGCAGCTCTTCCTGGAGCAGCCGCCCCCAGGTCGGCCCCCCCTTCGCCTTGAGGACTTCCTG GGCCGCACCCTCCTTGCCGACAACCTCTTTGCCGCCTACTTCGGACCTGGGTCTCCTTCCCGGCGGTTCCGAGCAGCCTTAGGAGAGGTGTCTCGTGCCAATGCCGCCCAGGACTTCCTGCCGACTTCTAGGAATGACCCTGACTTGCACTTTgatgccgagcggctgggccaggGGCGCACACGCCTGGTGGGAGCTCTAGGGGAGACTGTGGTGGCGGCCAGAGCCCTTGACCACACCCTGGCCCGCCAGCGCCTCGGGGCTGCGCTTCATGCCTTGCAG GATTTCTACAGTCACAGCAACTGGGTGGAACTGGGGAAGCAGCAGCCACACCCTCACCTCCTCTGGCCAAGGCAGGGGCTGCGGAACGTGGCGCAAG TGGGCGACCCTACCTGCTCCGACTGTGAGGGGTTGAGCTGCCCTGGGAATTTGCTGGGCTTCACACTCCTCACCTCTGGCTACTTTGGAACTCATCCCTCCAAACCTCCAG GAAAATGTAGCCATGGGGGCCATTTTGACCAGAGCAGCTCCCAGCCACCACGGGGAGGCATCAACAAGGATAGCACATCCCCAGGCTTCTCCCCCCACCACATGCTGCACCTCCAGGCTGCAAACCTGGCCCTTCTGGCCTCCATCCAGGCCTTCAGCCTCCTACGAAGCCGCCTGGGAGACAGGGGTTTCTCCAG GCTGCTGGACATCACCCCAGCCTCCAGCCTGAGCTTCGTCCTGGATACCACAGGCAGTATGGGTGAGGAGATCAATGCCGCCAAAATCCAGGCTCGCCACATTGTGGAGCAGCGACGGGGTGGCCCCATGGAGCCCACCCACTATGTCCTGGTGCCTTTCCATGACCCAG gGTTTGGCCCCGTCTTTACAACCAGTGACCCTGACAGCTTCTGGCAACAACTCAATGAGATACATGCCTTGGGAGGTGGAGATGAGCCCGAGATGTGCCTGTCAGCCCTGGAg CTGGCCCTGCTGCACACACCTCCACTCTCAGACATCTTCGTCTTCACTGACGCCTCCCCCAAGGATGCCTTTCTCACCAACCGGGTGGAATCTCTGACTCAGGAGCGGCGTTGCAGA GTCACATTCCTGGTGACTGAAGACCCATCTAGGGTTCAGGGCCGACCTCGGCGTGAAGTCTTGTCCCCTCTGCGTTTTGAGCCGTATGAAGCGGTGGCGCTGGCCTCCGGAGGAGAGGTGATCTTCACCAAAGACCAGTACATTAGGGATGTGGCGGCCATTGTTGGGGACAGCGTAGCTAACCTG GTGACCCTTCCCCTGGAGCCTCCTGTTGTGGTACCTGAGAGGCCACTCGTGTTCAGTGTGGATGGGCTGCTCCAGAAGGTCACGGTCCGGATCCATGGGGAGGTCAGCAGCTTCTGGATCAGAAACCCTGCAG GGGTCTCCCAGGGCCAGGAGGAAGGTGAGGGGCCTTTAGGTCATACTCGCCGCTTTGGGCAGTTCTGGATGGTGAGCATGAATGACCCCCTGCAGACAGGAACCTGGGAGATCCAGGTCACAGCCAAGGGTACCCCCCGGGTGAGAGTGCAAG CCCAGACCTCCCTGGATTTCCTCTTCCACTTTGGGATCCCCATGGAGGATGGACCccaccctggcctctacccactgacTCAACCAGTTGCTG GTCTCCAGACACAGCTGCTGGTAGAAGTGACAGGGCTGGGCTCCAGAAGAAACCCTGGAGATCCTTTGCCACATTTCTCCCACATCGTCCTTCGAGGGGTCCCGCACGGTGCCGAGCTGGGCCGGGTGCCTTTGGAGCCCATGGGACCCCGGGAGCGAGGTCTCCTCGCTGCCTCGCTACCGCCCACGCTTCTATCCACCGCGGGACCCTTCTCTCTGGAGCTGATTGGCCAGGACGGAGTCGGGCAGGGCCTGCACCGGGCGGCCCCCCAGCCCTGTGCTGTAGCTCCTGTCCTTCTGGAGGTGAGATGCCAGCGGAAAGTGCGGCTGCGGCTGGAGAGAACAGGGCCTGCTGCTCCTCCCCTGACCGGCCCTCCTCCGCAGCTCAGTGGTCCCTCGGGTTTCCTGGCGCCGGGCACCGAGGCCCTTCTCAGCCTCCGCATCGCCAGCTTCTCGGGCCCTCAGGATCTCGATCTTAGGACATCCGTCAACCCCAGCTTCGCTCTCACCTCCAACCTCTCCAG GGTTCGCCTGGAACAGAACGAGTCCGCCTGGGGGTGCCTGTGGCTGAAGGTACCAGACACAGCCGCCTCAGACTCCGTGGTGATGGTGACTGTGACCGCGATAGATCGAGAAGCCAGCACAGTATCCC
- the VWA7 gene encoding von Willebrand factor A domain-containing protein 7 isoform X5, translating into MLPTDELLSHLGPSLLLLLQLQLLLPPASAFFPNIWSLLAAPGSITHQDLTEEAALNVTLQLFLEQPPPGRPPLRLEDFLGRTLLADNLFAAYFGPGSPSRRFRAALGEVSRANAAQDFLPTSRNDPDLHFDAERLGQGRTRLVGALGETVVAARALDHTLARQRLGAALHALQDFYSHSNWVELGKQQPHPHLLWPRQGLRNVAQVGDPTCSDCEGLSCPGNLLGFTLLTSGYFGTHPSKPPGKCSHGGHFDQSSSQPPRGGINKDSTSPGFSPHHMLHLQAANLALLASIQAFSLLRSRLGDRGFSRLLDITPASSLSFVLDTTGSMGEEINAAKIQARHIVEQRRGGPMEPTHYVLVPFHDPGFGPVFTTSDPDSFWQQLNEIHALGGGDEPEMCLSALELALLHTPPLSDIFVFTDASPKDAFLTNRVESLTQERRCRVTFLVTEDPSRVQGRPRREVLSPLRFEPYEAVALASGGEVIFTKDQYIRDVAAIVGDSVANLVTLPLEPPVVVPERPLVFSVDGLLQKVTVRIHGEVSSFWIRNPAAQTSLDFLFHFGIPMEDGPHPGLYPLTQPVAGLQTQLLVEVTGLGSRRNPGDPLPHFSHIVLRGVPHGAELGRVPLEPMGPRERGLLAASLPPTLLSTAGPFSLELIGQDGVGQGLHRAAPQPCAVAPVLLELSGPSGFLAPGTEALLSLRIASFSGPQDLDLRTSVNPSFALTSNLSRVRLEQNESAWGCLWLKVPDTAASDSVVMVTVTAIDREASTVSPTHAFLRLLVLGAAPQDLCWGGL; encoded by the exons ATGCTCCCCACGGACGAGCTCCTGTCCCAcctgggcccctcactgctgctaTTGCTGCAGCTGCAGCTACTGCTGCCCCCTGCATCTGCCTTCTTCCCCAATATCTGGAGCCTCCTGGCTGCCCCCGGCTCCATCACCCACCAGGACCTGACCGAGGAGGCGGCACTCAACGTCACCCTGCAGCTCTTCCTGGAGCAGCCGCCCCCAGGTCGGCCCCCCCTTCGCCTTGAGGACTTCCTG GGCCGCACCCTCCTTGCCGACAACCTCTTTGCCGCCTACTTCGGACCTGGGTCTCCTTCCCGGCGGTTCCGAGCAGCCTTAGGAGAGGTGTCTCGTGCCAATGCCGCCCAGGACTTCCTGCCGACTTCTAGGAATGACCCTGACTTGCACTTTgatgccgagcggctgggccaggGGCGCACACGCCTGGTGGGAGCTCTAGGGGAGACTGTGGTGGCGGCCAGAGCCCTTGACCACACCCTGGCCCGCCAGCGCCTCGGGGCTGCGCTTCATGCCTTGCAG GATTTCTACAGTCACAGCAACTGGGTGGAACTGGGGAAGCAGCAGCCACACCCTCACCTCCTCTGGCCAAGGCAGGGGCTGCGGAACGTGGCGCAAG TGGGCGACCCTACCTGCTCCGACTGTGAGGGGTTGAGCTGCCCTGGGAATTTGCTGGGCTTCACACTCCTCACCTCTGGCTACTTTGGAACTCATCCCTCCAAACCTCCAG GAAAATGTAGCCATGGGGGCCATTTTGACCAGAGCAGCTCCCAGCCACCACGGGGAGGCATCAACAAGGATAGCACATCCCCAGGCTTCTCCCCCCACCACATGCTGCACCTCCAGGCTGCAAACCTGGCCCTTCTGGCCTCCATCCAGGCCTTCAGCCTCCTACGAAGCCGCCTGGGAGACAGGGGTTTCTCCAG GCTGCTGGACATCACCCCAGCCTCCAGCCTGAGCTTCGTCCTGGATACCACAGGCAGTATGGGTGAGGAGATCAATGCCGCCAAAATCCAGGCTCGCCACATTGTGGAGCAGCGACGGGGTGGCCCCATGGAGCCCACCCACTATGTCCTGGTGCCTTTCCATGACCCAG gGTTTGGCCCCGTCTTTACAACCAGTGACCCTGACAGCTTCTGGCAACAACTCAATGAGATACATGCCTTGGGAGGTGGAGATGAGCCCGAGATGTGCCTGTCAGCCCTGGAg CTGGCCCTGCTGCACACACCTCCACTCTCAGACATCTTCGTCTTCACTGACGCCTCCCCCAAGGATGCCTTTCTCACCAACCGGGTGGAATCTCTGACTCAGGAGCGGCGTTGCAGA GTCACATTCCTGGTGACTGAAGACCCATCTAGGGTTCAGGGCCGACCTCGGCGTGAAGTCTTGTCCCCTCTGCGTTTTGAGCCGTATGAAGCGGTGGCGCTGGCCTCCGGAGGAGAGGTGATCTTCACCAAAGACCAGTACATTAGGGATGTGGCGGCCATTGTTGGGGACAGCGTAGCTAACCTG GTGACCCTTCCCCTGGAGCCTCCTGTTGTGGTACCTGAGAGGCCACTCGTGTTCAGTGTGGATGGGCTGCTCCAGAAGGTCACGGTCCGGATCCATGGGGAGGTCAGCAGCTTCTGGATCAGAAACCCTGCAG CCCAGACCTCCCTGGATTTCCTCTTCCACTTTGGGATCCCCATGGAGGATGGACCccaccctggcctctacccactgacTCAACCAGTTGCTG GTCTCCAGACACAGCTGCTGGTAGAAGTGACAGGGCTGGGCTCCAGAAGAAACCCTGGAGATCCTTTGCCACATTTCTCCCACATCGTCCTTCGAGGGGTCCCGCACGGTGCCGAGCTGGGCCGGGTGCCTTTGGAGCCCATGGGACCCCGGGAGCGAGGTCTCCTCGCTGCCTCGCTACCGCCCACGCTTCTATCCACCGCGGGACCCTTCTCTCTGGAGCTGATTGGCCAGGACGGAGTCGGGCAGGGCCTGCACCGGGCGGCCCCCCAGCCCTGTGCTGTAGCTCCTGTCCTTCTGGAG CTCAGTGGTCCCTCGGGTTTCCTGGCGCCGGGCACCGAGGCCCTTCTCAGCCTCCGCATCGCCAGCTTCTCGGGCCCTCAGGATCTCGATCTTAGGACATCCGTCAACCCCAGCTTCGCTCTCACCTCCAACCTCTCCAG GGTTCGCCTGGAACAGAACGAGTCCGCCTGGGGGTGCCTGTGGCTGAAGGTACCAGACACAGCCGCCTCAGACTCCGTGGTGATGGTGACTGTGACCGCGATAGATCGAGAAGCCAGCACAGTATCCC
- the VWA7 gene encoding von Willebrand factor A domain-containing protein 7 isoform X4, with product MLPTDELLSHLGPSLLLLLQLQLLLPPASAFFPNIWSLLAAPGSITHQDLTEEAALNVTLQLFLEQPPPGRPPLRLEDFLGRTLLADNLFAAYFGPGSPSRRFRAALGEVSRANAAQDFLPTSRNDPDLHFDAERLGQGRTRLVGALGETVVAARALDHTLARQRLGAALHALQDFYSHSNWVELGKQQPHPHLLWPRQGLRNVAQVGDPTCSDCEGLSCPGNLLGFTLLTSGYFGTHPSKPPGKCSHGGHFDQSSSQPPRGGINKDSTSPGFSPHHMLHLQAANLALLASIQAFSLLRSRLGDRGFSRLLDITPASSLSFVLDTTGSMGEEINAAKIQARHIVEQRRGGPMEPTHYVLVPFHDPGFGPVFTTSDPDSFWQQLNEIHALGGGDEPEMCLSALELALLHTPPLSDIFVFTDASPKDAFLTNRVESLTQERRCRMANGNFKYWPFFWAQVTFLVTEDPSRVQGRPRREVLSPLRFEPYEAVALASGGEVIFTKDQYIRDVAAIVGDSVANLVTLPLEPPVVVPERPLVFSVDGLLQKVTVRIHGEVSSFWIRNPAGVSQGQEEGEGPLGHTRRFGQFWMVSMNDPLQTGTWEIQVTAKGTPRVRVQAQTSLDFLFHFGIPMEDGPHPGLYPLTQPVAGLQTQLLVEVTGLGSRRNPGDPLPHFSHIVLRGVPHGAELGRVPLEPMGPRERGLLAASLPPTLLSTAGPFSLELIGQDGVGQGLHRAAPQPCAVAPVLLELSGPSGFLAPGTEALLSLRIASFSGPQDLDLRTSVNPSFALTSNLSRVRLEQNESAWGCLWLKVPDTAASDSVVMVTVTAIDREASTVSPTHAFLRLLVLGAAPQDLCWGGL from the exons ATGCTCCCCACGGACGAGCTCCTGTCCCAcctgggcccctcactgctgctaTTGCTGCAGCTGCAGCTACTGCTGCCCCCTGCATCTGCCTTCTTCCCCAATATCTGGAGCCTCCTGGCTGCCCCCGGCTCCATCACCCACCAGGACCTGACCGAGGAGGCGGCACTCAACGTCACCCTGCAGCTCTTCCTGGAGCAGCCGCCCCCAGGTCGGCCCCCCCTTCGCCTTGAGGACTTCCTG GGCCGCACCCTCCTTGCCGACAACCTCTTTGCCGCCTACTTCGGACCTGGGTCTCCTTCCCGGCGGTTCCGAGCAGCCTTAGGAGAGGTGTCTCGTGCCAATGCCGCCCAGGACTTCCTGCCGACTTCTAGGAATGACCCTGACTTGCACTTTgatgccgagcggctgggccaggGGCGCACACGCCTGGTGGGAGCTCTAGGGGAGACTGTGGTGGCGGCCAGAGCCCTTGACCACACCCTGGCCCGCCAGCGCCTCGGGGCTGCGCTTCATGCCTTGCAG GATTTCTACAGTCACAGCAACTGGGTGGAACTGGGGAAGCAGCAGCCACACCCTCACCTCCTCTGGCCAAGGCAGGGGCTGCGGAACGTGGCGCAAG TGGGCGACCCTACCTGCTCCGACTGTGAGGGGTTGAGCTGCCCTGGGAATTTGCTGGGCTTCACACTCCTCACCTCTGGCTACTTTGGAACTCATCCCTCCAAACCTCCAG GAAAATGTAGCCATGGGGGCCATTTTGACCAGAGCAGCTCCCAGCCACCACGGGGAGGCATCAACAAGGATAGCACATCCCCAGGCTTCTCCCCCCACCACATGCTGCACCTCCAGGCTGCAAACCTGGCCCTTCTGGCCTCCATCCAGGCCTTCAGCCTCCTACGAAGCCGCCTGGGAGACAGGGGTTTCTCCAG GCTGCTGGACATCACCCCAGCCTCCAGCCTGAGCTTCGTCCTGGATACCACAGGCAGTATGGGTGAGGAGATCAATGCCGCCAAAATCCAGGCTCGCCACATTGTGGAGCAGCGACGGGGTGGCCCCATGGAGCCCACCCACTATGTCCTGGTGCCTTTCCATGACCCAG gGTTTGGCCCCGTCTTTACAACCAGTGACCCTGACAGCTTCTGGCAACAACTCAATGAGATACATGCCTTGGGAGGTGGAGATGAGCCCGAGATGTGCCTGTCAGCCCTGGAg CTGGCCCTGCTGCACACACCTCCACTCTCAGACATCTTCGTCTTCACTGACGCCTCCCCCAAGGATGCCTTTCTCACCAACCGGGTGGAATCTCTGACTCAGGAGCGGCGTTGCAGA ATGGCAAATGGAAACTTCAAGTACTGGCCTTTCTTCTGGGCACAGGTCACATTCCTGGTGACTGAAGACCCATCTAGGGTTCAGGGCCGACCTCGGCGTGAAGTCTTGTCCCCTCTGCGTTTTGAGCCGTATGAAGCGGTGGCGCTGGCCTCCGGAGGAGAGGTGATCTTCACCAAAGACCAGTACATTAGGGATGTGGCGGCCATTGTTGGGGACAGCGTAGCTAACCTG GTGACCCTTCCCCTGGAGCCTCCTGTTGTGGTACCTGAGAGGCCACTCGTGTTCAGTGTGGATGGGCTGCTCCAGAAGGTCACGGTCCGGATCCATGGGGAGGTCAGCAGCTTCTGGATCAGAAACCCTGCAG GGGTCTCCCAGGGCCAGGAGGAAGGTGAGGGGCCTTTAGGTCATACTCGCCGCTTTGGGCAGTTCTGGATGGTGAGCATGAATGACCCCCTGCAGACAGGAACCTGGGAGATCCAGGTCACAGCCAAGGGTACCCCCCGGGTGAGAGTGCAAG CCCAGACCTCCCTGGATTTCCTCTTCCACTTTGGGATCCCCATGGAGGATGGACCccaccctggcctctacccactgacTCAACCAGTTGCTG GTCTCCAGACACAGCTGCTGGTAGAAGTGACAGGGCTGGGCTCCAGAAGAAACCCTGGAGATCCTTTGCCACATTTCTCCCACATCGTCCTTCGAGGGGTCCCGCACGGTGCCGAGCTGGGCCGGGTGCCTTTGGAGCCCATGGGACCCCGGGAGCGAGGTCTCCTCGCTGCCTCGCTACCGCCCACGCTTCTATCCACCGCGGGACCCTTCTCTCTGGAGCTGATTGGCCAGGACGGAGTCGGGCAGGGCCTGCACCGGGCGGCCCCCCAGCCCTGTGCTGTAGCTCCTGTCCTTCTGGAG CTCAGTGGTCCCTCGGGTTTCCTGGCGCCGGGCACCGAGGCCCTTCTCAGCCTCCGCATCGCCAGCTTCTCGGGCCCTCAGGATCTCGATCTTAGGACATCCGTCAACCCCAGCTTCGCTCTCACCTCCAACCTCTCCAG GGTTCGCCTGGAACAGAACGAGTCCGCCTGGGGGTGCCTGTGGCTGAAGGTACCAGACACAGCCGCCTCAGACTCCGTGGTGATGGTGACTGTGACCGCGATAGATCGAGAAGCCAGCACAGTATCCC
- the VWA7 gene encoding von Willebrand factor A domain-containing protein 7 isoform X3, with product MLPTDELLSHLGPSLLLLLQLQLLLPPASAFFPNIWSLLAAPGSITHQDLTEEAALNVTLQLFLEQPPPGRPPLRLEDFLGRTLLADNLFAAYFGPGSPSRRFRAALGEVSRANAAQDFLPTSRNDPDLHFDAERLGQGRTRLVGALGETVVAARALDHTLARQRLGAALHALQDFYSHSNWVELGKQQPHPHLLWPRQGLRNVAQVGDPTCSDCEGLSCPGNLLGFTLLTSGYFGTHPSKPPGKCSHGGHFDQSSSQPPRGGINKDSTSPGFSPHHMLHLQAANLALLASIQAFSLLRSRLGDRGFSRLLDITPASSLSFVLDTTGSMGEEINAAKIQARHIVEQRRGGPMEPTHYVLVPFHDPGFGPVFTTSDPDSFWQQLNEIHALGGGDEPEMCLSALELALLHTPPLSDIFVFTDASPKDAFLTNRVESLTQERRCRVTFLVTEDPSRVQGRPRREVLSPLRFEPYEAVALASGGEVIFTKDQYIRDVAAIVGDSVANLVTLPLEPPVVVPERPLVFSVDGLLQKVTVRIHGEVSSFWIRNPAGVSQGQEEGEGPLGHTRRFGQFWMVSMNDPLQTGTWEIQVTAKGTPRVRVQAQTSLDFLFHFGIPMEDGPHPGLYPLTQPVAGLQTQLLVEVTGLGSRRNPGDPLPHFSHIVLRGVPHGAELGRVPLEPMGPRERGLLAASLPPTLLSTAGPFSLELIGQDGVGQGLHRAAPQPCAVAPVLLELSGPSGFLAPGTEALLSLRIASFSGPQDLDLRTSVNPSFALTSNLSRVRLEQNESAWGCLWLKVPDTAASDSVVMVTVTAIDREASTVSPTHAFLRLLVLGAAPQDQLPDPVLTTTSPAFHLSTLVTPGRAGGGLVGNPWWGTVGAVQLLLGLASW from the exons ATGCTCCCCACGGACGAGCTCCTGTCCCAcctgggcccctcactgctgctaTTGCTGCAGCTGCAGCTACTGCTGCCCCCTGCATCTGCCTTCTTCCCCAATATCTGGAGCCTCCTGGCTGCCCCCGGCTCCATCACCCACCAGGACCTGACCGAGGAGGCGGCACTCAACGTCACCCTGCAGCTCTTCCTGGAGCAGCCGCCCCCAGGTCGGCCCCCCCTTCGCCTTGAGGACTTCCTG GGCCGCACCCTCCTTGCCGACAACCTCTTTGCCGCCTACTTCGGACCTGGGTCTCCTTCCCGGCGGTTCCGAGCAGCCTTAGGAGAGGTGTCTCGTGCCAATGCCGCCCAGGACTTCCTGCCGACTTCTAGGAATGACCCTGACTTGCACTTTgatgccgagcggctgggccaggGGCGCACACGCCTGGTGGGAGCTCTAGGGGAGACTGTGGTGGCGGCCAGAGCCCTTGACCACACCCTGGCCCGCCAGCGCCTCGGGGCTGCGCTTCATGCCTTGCAG GATTTCTACAGTCACAGCAACTGGGTGGAACTGGGGAAGCAGCAGCCACACCCTCACCTCCTCTGGCCAAGGCAGGGGCTGCGGAACGTGGCGCAAG TGGGCGACCCTACCTGCTCCGACTGTGAGGGGTTGAGCTGCCCTGGGAATTTGCTGGGCTTCACACTCCTCACCTCTGGCTACTTTGGAACTCATCCCTCCAAACCTCCAG GAAAATGTAGCCATGGGGGCCATTTTGACCAGAGCAGCTCCCAGCCACCACGGGGAGGCATCAACAAGGATAGCACATCCCCAGGCTTCTCCCCCCACCACATGCTGCACCTCCAGGCTGCAAACCTGGCCCTTCTGGCCTCCATCCAGGCCTTCAGCCTCCTACGAAGCCGCCTGGGAGACAGGGGTTTCTCCAG GCTGCTGGACATCACCCCAGCCTCCAGCCTGAGCTTCGTCCTGGATACCACAGGCAGTATGGGTGAGGAGATCAATGCCGCCAAAATCCAGGCTCGCCACATTGTGGAGCAGCGACGGGGTGGCCCCATGGAGCCCACCCACTATGTCCTGGTGCCTTTCCATGACCCAG gGTTTGGCCCCGTCTTTACAACCAGTGACCCTGACAGCTTCTGGCAACAACTCAATGAGATACATGCCTTGGGAGGTGGAGATGAGCCCGAGATGTGCCTGTCAGCCCTGGAg CTGGCCCTGCTGCACACACCTCCACTCTCAGACATCTTCGTCTTCACTGACGCCTCCCCCAAGGATGCCTTTCTCACCAACCGGGTGGAATCTCTGACTCAGGAGCGGCGTTGCAGA GTCACATTCCTGGTGACTGAAGACCCATCTAGGGTTCAGGGCCGACCTCGGCGTGAAGTCTTGTCCCCTCTGCGTTTTGAGCCGTATGAAGCGGTGGCGCTGGCCTCCGGAGGAGAGGTGATCTTCACCAAAGACCAGTACATTAGGGATGTGGCGGCCATTGTTGGGGACAGCGTAGCTAACCTG GTGACCCTTCCCCTGGAGCCTCCTGTTGTGGTACCTGAGAGGCCACTCGTGTTCAGTGTGGATGGGCTGCTCCAGAAGGTCACGGTCCGGATCCATGGGGAGGTCAGCAGCTTCTGGATCAGAAACCCTGCAG GGGTCTCCCAGGGCCAGGAGGAAGGTGAGGGGCCTTTAGGTCATACTCGCCGCTTTGGGCAGTTCTGGATGGTGAGCATGAATGACCCCCTGCAGACAGGAACCTGGGAGATCCAGGTCACAGCCAAGGGTACCCCCCGGGTGAGAGTGCAAG CCCAGACCTCCCTGGATTTCCTCTTCCACTTTGGGATCCCCATGGAGGATGGACCccaccctggcctctacccactgacTCAACCAGTTGCTG GTCTCCAGACACAGCTGCTGGTAGAAGTGACAGGGCTGGGCTCCAGAAGAAACCCTGGAGATCCTTTGCCACATTTCTCCCACATCGTCCTTCGAGGGGTCCCGCACGGTGCCGAGCTGGGCCGGGTGCCTTTGGAGCCCATGGGACCCCGGGAGCGAGGTCTCCTCGCTGCCTCGCTACCGCCCACGCTTCTATCCACCGCGGGACCCTTCTCTCTGGAGCTGATTGGCCAGGACGGAGTCGGGCAGGGCCTGCACCGGGCGGCCCCCCAGCCCTGTGCTGTAGCTCCTGTCCTTCTGGAG CTCAGTGGTCCCTCGGGTTTCCTGGCGCCGGGCACCGAGGCCCTTCTCAGCCTCCGCATCGCCAGCTTCTCGGGCCCTCAGGATCTCGATCTTAGGACATCCGTCAACCCCAGCTTCGCTCTCACCTCCAACCTCTCCAG GGTTCGCCTGGAACAGAACGAGTCCGCCTGGGGGTGCCTGTGGCTGAAGGTACCAGACACAGCCGCCTCAGACTCCGTGGTGATGGTGACTGTGACCGCGATAGATCGAGAAGCCAGCACAGTATCCC